Genomic segment of uncultured Desulfobacter sp.:
CAATGTTTGTACGATCTGCTCGGGCTTCTTGGAAAGCCTCTCTGAATATATTTTTGTCATCTTCCGATCTTTGATGAAAAGGGAGGTTAACACAGCCGCTGACATGGTGCACCCCAAAAGATTCAAGTGGTTTTTTATCAAAAAACACATACCAAAGACCGGCGATACGGCCCAATTCTTTGATGAATTCAGGCTTGTAGTTATCTTTTTCGGATCTTAAACCATCAACCTTTTTATCTAAAAGCACTATTTGCTTTTCAATTTCAGCTTCAGTTGTGAGGGACAGCAGATGGGTTAATTTTTCAAGAACACCTGCTAACGTTGTTCCCATGCTTTTGACAGATGACAACTCAGCAGAAATAGCATCCACTTTTTTAGTGTCACTATTCCCGGCCAAAACCTGTATATTTTCGGCATCCAAATCAGATTCCAATTGACTGATTTTGTCTTGAATCTCGATTTTCTGTTCTTCTACGATTACAATTTGTTTTTTAAGTTCTGATGAGGTTGGCTTTTTTTCGCCATTCAATATTTCGAGCCAAGTTTTTTTGCTTTGAGCCATGATAAACAAATCCTTTTTTTATAAAGTTCCATATTTGGCCATGCGACGGGCCTTAATTTTTTCAATAACGTCCACACAGTCTGTGCACGGCCATTGGTTTTGAGTTATAATCCCACCCAGCAGGTCTTTAGGGGCTTTGTTGAGTAGGAACGTATTAAAATCTTCAACGCTATGACCGGATCGCGCGTACTCTTCAGCTTTTTTCTCAAACCCAAATTTTCCCCCAATGGAGCGGATTTTAGCCTGCCGCTCGCGGTCTTTTCTAAGCGCCGCTCTAACCCTCTCATCAATATTCAGACCACCATTTCCTGTCATATCTGTAATCTCCGTTTTGTTTCGTTTTTGTGGTGTGTTCTTTTTTGCCCTGGAAAATCTTTGAAGCACTTCTCCAGGCGCTCTCATTGCGAATCGTTTAATGTTGAATGATGCGGCTGCCCGAGTACCCTCAAAAGTGGCATCAGCAAAGCCAGCATCAACGGCTTCTCTGCCCAGATACCAAGTTTCTGCATCCATCAATTCCCGGGCTGCATCAACGGAAATATCCATTTTTCGGGAATAATCCCCGGCCATGCCATCAGCAACTTTTTCTAACAGTTCTGCCTCTTGTGCCATGTCTTTTGCCTCGCCATAAACGATTGATGTGGGGTTGTGAATCATGACATAGGCATTGTCTGCAATAGTGATTTCATCCCCGGCCAAAGCAATGATTGAAGCAATTGAGGCTGCCAAGCCGTCAATAAATACGGTGACATTCGCCGAGTGCTGCTTGAGGGCACTCTGAATGGCAATGCCGTCAAACACGTTACCGCCCGGGGAGTTGATATGGAGATTTATTTTCACGGTATCAATGTTTTTCAATTCGCTGATAAACTGCCTGGCAGATATCCCCGATCCACCAATCTCGTCGAATATATAAATATCGGCCTGGGTTGTTTTCCCTTGGCCTTGGGCCGTTATGGAAAACCATTTTTTATTCATCGTTATTCCCACCTTTCCGTGTTCATTTAATTTTCAATTTGGTCCAGAGATGGACCTTGATCATTTTTTGTATGAAGATTGTACCCGCAACGAATTTTTTAATCTTGCCGGATATGGCAAACTGCCTGCTATATCTATTTTTTTCTGAATATCCGCCGCAACCTGTAGTGCATCTGGATCCATGAGGTTTATGGTTACGGTATCCCAATCTTTCCCGCAGTTATCACAATACATCCCACGTATAGGCTTGTGAGTTCTAATCACCCGTGTTTCATCTGATCCGCAACTTGGACACATTCCGCATTCAAAAAGGGTTTCATAATCCACAAACTCTTCATTTTTCAATATCCTGGCGGCCATGCGGATGAAACCAAGGACATTAAAGACCTGTTCAAAGTCTCCTGCTTCCCAAAATCGTGTCATTCTCTCAACGAGTTCCGAAAAATCCATTAAACTGACGTTATTCATGCTTTTCTCCTATGTTTCTTACCGACTTTTTTTGATTGCCTTGCCACTGCTTTCTGCTGTGTTCTTTTTGCGCCCCTATCCACGCCACCATCACGCCCCGCCGTTGTTGGGCTTTCAGCGTATTCATATGCACCTCTTTTTTCGTCGCTGGAAGATAGGGAGTATTTTTGGACCTTTTTTTCTCAACAGTCCAAATTATAAATAATTGTTTTTATAAGTCATTCTTCCTTTATTGGAAGGAGGGAGGATTATTACAAGAAAAACGTAAAATATTTATATATAAAAATATATATATAATTATTACGATAATCCTCCCATTGAACAACCACCTGTGTTATTCCTTTTATTTTTAATAAATTCAATGTTTTAGGATTTTGGACGATTGAAAATCGTTTTGTTTGATTGTCCCAAATCTTGGAAGATAGGGAGGATTGTTGGAGTTTTTTTCCTCAATAGTCCAAAAGATAATGATTTGGTTTCATTAGTTATTTTTATCTTTTTGGAAGAAGGGAGGATTATTACAAGAAAAACAGAAATAAAAGAAAAAATATTATAAAATTATCCTGATAATCTTCCCATGTTCCAAGTATGCGTATCTCTGCGAAGTATTTTTTATAATTTAAAAATGTTAAATTTTTGGAAGATTAAAAAATTTGCTGCTTTGTCTATCCATAATCTTCCAGATCGTCCCTAAGACCCACACCGATGTATTTTATTGTGCCTGATTTGGCCTTTTCAAACCTTGCTGAAAACCATTGCCCAAAGCGTTTTTTCTTTGGTATCCGGTTGGAAACGTTCTTTTTCCACCATACCTCGAACCGCTCATAAACAGCCGCCGCAGTGACGTGGTACCCTTCACCGACAATGCAGCACTCATGGATGAAATCACCAACTGAATCCTCATCTTTTTGATATGCAGCCACCGCCGCTTTAACGGCGGCCGGTTGTATCAATTTATAGCCGGCTTTTTGCCACTCAATGCAGCCCTTTACGAACCAAGCCAAAATACTTGGATAAACAGCTTCTAATTTTTTTGATAAATTCGAATCTGCATCCCTTTCGTGTTTGGCAAGTTCCTGGTCCGGGCTCTGCCTCACGATAAAGGACACATCAAAAGGGAGAACGATCATCCGCCGCCAGAATGCAAAATCATCAGCTGAGGCGTGGGGTTTGTGATTGGTCAACAGCATCAACGTGTGGGTAGGCTGGAACGAAACCTCATATTTATCATGGGGATTTCGCCCGGTGATGGTATCCGCGCCGGTCAACCACTTCACCCGGCTGGATGAAATCTTGCATCCGTCATCTGTTTCAGATGCAAACGCCATCCGCAACCCACGCAACGCCATGATATCAGGTGTCGGACCCGCCGAACTTGCCACCCGATTTTGGTCCAGCAGCATTTCAGACCGGATTGACCCGGCCAGGGGCCCCAAAATATCAGTAATCGCTTTAACGATCATTGATTTTCCATTTGCCCCGCGCCCGGTCATAACGATAAACACGGCCTGCATGACCTCGCCCACCATTGAAGATCCACAAATCTGCCGGAAAAAATCAACCAGATCCTGCCGATTATCAAAAATTTCAAGCAGCACCCCCTCCCAAACAGACATATCAGAAAATATCCCATCTTCCGGAAACGCAACCGGACTGGCTTTCAGGAGGTAGTCTTTTGGGCGGCCCGGTTCAATATCTCCGGTCTTAAGATTTACAACGCCGTTGGAGCAGGGAAGCAACCATGGTTTTTGATCAACTTCGGATCCATCTATGGCCATTGGGTTTTTGCTGGTATGAGCAAAGAACAGGCAGTTCGCCCGGCGGTTTTTTGACTTTAAATCCTTAACCCGTTTTTTGTACAGATCCCTTAGGGACTTGAGGGACCCTGCAGCCTTATTTTGTGCTTCCAGGTTCGAAATTTCTTTAGACAATCGTTTAATTTCGGTTTGGTAAACCATGGCGACACCCTCAACAGAGGCTAAAGTATCGTCCATTTTGTCTATTACCCAATGATGACCTGCCCAGCGAAACCAGCAATCCGTGGCTTTATTATAAACAAAATCCGCCCGATACATCCGCTTAAACATCTCACCATCTCCAAACTCATTATTCATAAGGCATTTATGGATAAAATCAGAATCAATACAATCCTGCCTCGATACATCTGCACCCGTGTCAGCTTTTTTTATCCGCTGGTCTACTTTGTCTTTAATTTCTTCTATGTCCATCATGCTTCCTCTTTTGCTCAACTTTAAAAAAAACAAGTAAAGTTCCCCATTCCCCACCCGTTTTCAAATTTAAACAGCGCCACAACCCGCGCTGCCCGTAACCGTGATAAAGAAGGCCCAGGAAGGACCCGTTTATTATACTGAGGTCACGATAATGGGTATTAGACTGTATTTTGAATGGCTCTCCATGGTGGGGGCCGGGGAGGTCTATAGATAGATTTCTGACAGAGATATGCTCTGCTGCACTTCTTTCGAGATCTGGGGGGAATGTCGTATCCGGAAACGATTTCTTAAAATTTAGATCCCGGTTTTGATACCTCATCTGCATAAACCCCCCGCAACAAAAAGACCTGCAATAACAGTCGAATTGACAAAGCCAAGTTGATTGATTATTAATAATATTTTATTCATATTTCTTTCTTTCGCCGGGGTAGCGCCCGGCGTTATGCTTTTAGGAAATTTTATTCACGGTTGCTTGAGTCGTCGATGTGACGCAACGATTCATTGCGTATTCCAGCAGGTGCGGTCTATAATACCTGACATTCCTACCAAACTTACAGAATTTTGGACCCTTACCTAAATGCCGCCAGACCTCCATGGTGCCAGGTGTTGAATCGATAATCTTTGCGGCCTCTTTGGTGTTTAAAAAATCTCCAGGTTTTAAATTTGGATGATCATTAACATTCATAAAGTTTATCCCTTCCTCAAAATTAAAAACGCAGATTAAAGAGTAAAAAACTCAATCAACCCGCGTTCAGTTTACGTAAGGACGATAGGCCCGTCAAAGCTATGAAATTGATGTTTTAAGGGTAGTAACTTGGCATGATATACTTATTATTTCAATTAATTAAACCCTAATAAGCTTTTTTAATCTATCTTCTTTTCCCCCCATGGCCGGCACCATCATTCACTAAAGAAATAATTGCCTTTTGCTTTTCACCAGAAAGAACACCATTGTAACGGTCTGCTACGTATTTTGTCAGTCTTTGTTTGTTAGTTTTGAATCTTCCAGTCTCTGGAACAGCTGCATAAACAAGCCCATCCATGAGCTCTTGCCGAACTTTTACTGCGATATAGACTGGGTCTTTTTCCCTATCTTTGCCAGAGGGGTGTTCTGGAAAGTTTTTTTCAACGGCCCCATCTGTTATCGGGTCCGCCCATTTTAATTGGCCATTATCATCCCGATAAAAATGTAGCTCATCCGGTATGGTGTATCCACCACTTTCTGACATCCACCCCAAAAAGGATAAAGAATCATAATGAAGCTCATGGAAAAAAAGAGAACCATTTTTAATATTTTCTGGGCGATAATAGTTTATATCTTTGTCCGATTCAATAATCCCTTTCTTGACGCCCAAACGTACAACCTGATGCATATTGAGCATAGTTAGCAATAGATGATAAGCATGAACTACTATGATTTCTGATTGTCTATCAAGTTCTTTACTTAACTTAGGAGGAAGGGAAAGGTCTGCTCCCACACTTTCAGTCTTATTTTTAAAGTGTTGATGATGTTTTATCGTTAATTTTTTTTCCCAGCACCTTTCTATATCACATGAATCATCGTATACCCTCCATTCAGGGATATCTAAATCAAAAAGCACTTTCGAACATGTTGATGCAAGGCCATTTACATGTGGTATCCCGAATAAAACCGAAATACAATCCTCTTCCGTTTGGAATTTTCTCCTTCTAAACTCAAGATAATCAGGCTTTGGATATTTAATTGGCGAAGTTATCATTTTGCCCGTTTCTTTATCGTGGGTATAGCATTTTCCAGGAATAAGAATATCGCCATTGTTAATACGTTTCCAAATGAATGGTATATAAGATTCAAATTTTCGGCTCAAAGCTTTATTTTTGTGCATTTTGTTGTTACTCCTGCCTAACTACCTGATTTAAGACCCACAGGAAAGGCGGTCAGGAAGCCGCCTGTTTAAAACCGGTGATCAGCCGATTTCTATCCCGGGGAAAGCATTATGCTGTTTTTGTTTCGGAATCACACAACAAATTCATAATCAGCTTTATTATCGTATCTTTCTGATTTGGGGCAGATTCTGCCACCAACAACGTCAATGCCGCCAGGCCAGTATCATTTATGATGGGATCTCCACCTTGATTTAATAGTCGGCCGTTTCGGTGTAGGAAATCCACAAATAAAAAAGCCCCGCTTCGTTTGTTCCCATCAATGAACGGGTGGTTCTTCACCACAAAATAAATCAGGTGTGCAGCCTTACTTTCAACTGTGGGATAGGCAGGCTCTCCAAATACGGTTTGATCCAGATTCCCAAATATTCCGGCAAGGCTGTCAGCCCGGGAAGATTTTGCAAAAAAATTGGTTGCCTCTCCCCGGGCGATCAACTGTGCCTTCAATTCCTCCAAAGCGGCCGTGGCATCCATCGGACTTGGCAGATTCCCGCCGGTATGCCCTGTGGGATCTTTTAAAAGGCCTTCATCATACTGCTGAAGCCAGAGAAAGGTTTGAGTATATCGGCCCATAATATCTACCAGGCCACGCCCCATATCAGATGCAAGGTCGGGTGCCTGAGCAGCTTTCCTAATCAGATTAAGTGCCTGCTGTAGTTCATTGGCGTTCTGCTGAAAACGCTGACGGTTGATCGAATACCCTTGGACCAGATATTCTTTTAACCGTTGGGTGGCCCAAATACGAAACCGGGTCCCTTTTATTGAATTAACCCGGTAGCCCACGGAAATAATGGCATCCAGATTGTAAAATTGAATCTGCCTCCTGACCTTTCGCGCGCCCTCCATTCGAACTACCGAGGATTTCTCGGTAGTTGCCTGCCTATCCAATTCCCCTGATTTATAAATATTCTTCAGATGCAAACCAATGGTGTCGGAATCCTTATCAAATAAATCTGCCATCTGAGCTTGTGACAACCACAAGGTATCTTTTTCAAGACGAACCTGTATTTCTGTTTGACCGTCCTCGGCCTGATAGATTTCAATTTGCCCGGCCTTATCCATCGTTTAAGCCTTTTTTTTCTTGATTATTGGTATCACATTGTCTGTCTTGGCTATCCTGGCTTGTTCAATGATCCAAGTGGCAATGCTGTCAATTTCTTTTCGCAGATATAATAAGTCTGAAGTTTCCATGTAATGCTTACTTGAAACATCCGCCAATTTGTGGTTGGTAAGCAGGTCAAATTTCCATTTTTCAATTCCGTTTTCAACGGCAACTGCTTTAAACGTCCGGCGTAAGTCGTGGGCTGAGACATTCGATTTAATGGCCTCAGATATTTTTTTCATGGGAGTCCGGACCTCTTTTATATGGCCGTATTTACCTTTGGAAGTAAACACATATTCATTGACCTTGGGACGACTGTTTACGATTTGGCAGGCAAGATCCGAAAGAGGAAATGTAACTTCGTGATGGTTTTTGGGGTCGTCTAAATACCACCATTTTTCCTCCGTATTCACCCGGTCCCAGGTTAAAGCCGTGGCTTCATCCACACGGCAGCCGGACAGGAAAATAAACATGGCGGCATCTACCATGGTCCGGCTTGCCGGTAATTGTCCCGGGTTCTGGTTTAGTTTTTCAAGTACAGTCCAGGCCAATCCCACCTTATCAATGGGTACCTTTGAGTTTCGGGGTTGAACTGTATTCCAAAGCTTTTGTTCGGATAGAATATTTACGGGGTTCTCTCCAAAGACGGGGGAATCATCCGGGTATCTGTATTCAGCAATGGCATAATTCCATAACGCACGAAAAATCCTGAACGCCTGGTTTGCCTGGGACGGGGATCTCTCGCTGATTTCCATAAACTTTCTTTTCACTTCATCCCTGTTTATTTGGGATAAAGGTTTCTTTTTCCAGGCCTTAAAATTCAAATCACGATGAGTTTTAATATCCTTTATGGATAACGGTTTTAATTTCTTGGATTCAATATATGACTTGACAACTACTTCAAGAGGAACTGTCTCTGCCTTTTGTTTACGGCGTTCAAAGGAAGGATCGTCACCGTGGGCGATTTTTGCAAGTTCCATTCGGGCCATATCCCTTGCCTGTTTAGGTGTCAAAGCCCCATATGTGCCTAATGTGACCCGTCTATTTTTTCCCCCTACCCTGGCCTGAGCAAAAAATATTTTCTTCTTGGATGTGACCTTCAAGGCAAATCCGGCTAAATCATTATCCCAAAAAAAATACGTTTTCCCTACTGGTGCAAGTTCGGTGTCATCTATAAAACGCTTTGTTAATGAGGCTTTCGGCATATTGTCACCTTTTGTTGCATTCCAAAGTCAGCATGCAAATAGCATGCATTTTAGGTTAAATTAAGCCAAATCCGATCAATTCAGATTAAACTCAATATCCCACTGAAAGCATTGAATGTCAAAGGTTATCAACGTTTATTAATCTTCATTAAGAAGGGTAAAAAAGCATATCTGAGGACTCAAAATCCTCCGGCCGCAAGGCCTTGCGAGTTCAAGTCTCGCCTCCGGTACCATGATTATAAGGGCTTTTAGCATTCTAGCTGAAAGCCTTTTTATCTTAATGGCAAATAAGTAAGCATATTGTAAGCTATAGTTTTTTTGATTCTTGACTGAATGCTTTGATTTCCGCATCCCCCCAAATGTGGCGACCGCCTCGGCATCATGAATATGTAGGCTTTTTCAATCGTCATCCAGCATCCAACCACCTGTACTTTTTGCGTCCTCGTTTCAATAAGTCTTTTTTCTTGAGATGGGGCTATGTACAAAGGTTAAGCTTGCTTTTATGGGCAATGAGTGGTTATCAATCCACACATGATTGATACTATATTTTATGGAATCTGTTTTAATGTTATGTTTTTCAAAACAAAGAGGAGATATTTGGATATGTCACAATTCAGCAATGTAACAATCACCAAAGAGGCAAATATTTATTTTGATGGTAAAGTTACGAGCAGAACAGTAATTTTCACGGATGGTTCTAAAAAGACTCTTGGTATCATGCTTTCTGGCGACTATGAATTTAATACCGAATCGAAAGAGTTGATGGAAATTCTTTCGGGCAAATTAGAGATACAATTGCCTGGGGAAAACTGGAAAAAAATATCAGGAGGAGAATCTTTCGAGGTTCCGGCAAATTCAAGTTTCAAGCTGAAAATTCACGCGGTAACCGATTACTGTTGCAGCTACTTATAATAAACAAAACGCCTCAACACATGCGCCATTATAACCCTCCCCAAATTTGGGGAGGTCCTTTTTGCACCCCGATGCAATAAGTCCGGTCAGGTATTTACCCCGCCTGCGGATATTTAAATGGGGTTCAGATCCTAATTTAGATCAGGGGTCACCACTGATGTTAATCCCTGCCGGCACTTTCGGTCAAAATTGGGCAAAACTACAGAATTGGTAGTTTTCAAAGACGGACACCATTGTCCGGCAGGGTAGTGGGATATTCTCAACCAGGTATCACCCCGTTACGGGAGATCCCGTAACGACAACAGTGCTGCGACAGTCAAAGGTTATAGAGTATATCGTAAATTCAAAATCCGCCGGTCTTCGGAACTTGCAAATATTCAAACCAGCAGGAGTTTGTGGTCTAAAAAGACTTATGGCGACGAATTAAAAAACAACCTACCTGTTCACGATTACGAACAATCGCG
This window contains:
- a CDS encoding head maturation protease, ClpP-related; protein product: MNKKWFSITAQGQGKTTQADIYIFDEIGGSGISARQFISELKNIDTVKINLHINSPGGNVFDGIAIQSALKQHSANVTVFIDGLAASIASIIALAGDEITIADNAYVMIHNPTSIVYGEAKDMAQEAELLEKVADGMAGDYSRKMDISVDAARELMDAETWYLGREAVDAGFADATFEGTRAAASFNIKRFAMRAPGEVLQRFSRAKKNTPQKRNKTEITDMTGNGGLNIDERVRAALRKDRERQAKIRSIGGKFGFEKKAEEYARSGHSVEDFNTFLLNKAPKDLLGGIITQNQWPCTDCVDVIEKIKARRMAKYGTL
- a CDS encoding phage/plasmid primase, P4 family — translated: MMDIEEIKDKVDQRIKKADTGADVSRQDCIDSDFIHKCLMNNEFGDGEMFKRMYRADFVYNKATDCWFRWAGHHWVIDKMDDTLASVEGVAMVYQTEIKRLSKEISNLEAQNKAAGSLKSLRDLYKKRVKDLKSKNRRANCLFFAHTSKNPMAIDGSEVDQKPWLLPCSNGVVNLKTGDIEPGRPKDYLLKASPVAFPEDGIFSDMSVWEGVLLEIFDNRQDLVDFFRQICGSSMVGEVMQAVFIVMTGRGANGKSMIVKAITDILGPLAGSIRSEMLLDQNRVASSAGPTPDIMALRGLRMAFASETDDGCKISSSRVKWLTGADTITGRNPHDKYEVSFQPTHTLMLLTNHKPHASADDFAFWRRMIVLPFDVSFIVRQSPDQELAKHERDADSNLSKKLEAVYPSILAWFVKGCIEWQKAGYKLIQPAAVKAAVAAYQKDEDSVGDFIHECCIVGEGYHVTAAAVYERFEVWWKKNVSNRIPKKKRFGQWFSARFEKAKSGTIKYIGVGLRDDLEDYG
- a CDS encoding virulence protein RhuM/Fic/DOC family protein produces the protein MDKAGQIEIYQAEDGQTEIQVRLEKDTLWLSQAQMADLFDKDSDTIGLHLKNIYKSGELDRQATTEKSSVVRMEGARKVRRQIQFYNLDAIISVGYRVNSIKGTRFRIWATQRLKEYLVQGYSINRQRFQQNANELQQALNLIRKAAQAPDLASDMGRGLVDIMGRYTQTFLWLQQYDEGLLKDPTGHTGGNLPSPMDATAALEELKAQLIARGEATNFFAKSSRADSLAGIFGNLDQTVFGEPAYPTVESKAAHLIYFVVKNHPFIDGNKRSGAFLFVDFLHRNGRLLNQGGDPIINDTGLAALTLLVAESAPNQKDTIIKLIMNLLCDSETKTA
- a CDS encoding integrase family protein, with amino-acid sequence MPKASLTKRFIDDTELAPVGKTYFFWDNDLAGFALKVTSKKKIFFAQARVGGKNRRVTLGTYGALTPKQARDMARMELAKIAHGDDPSFERRKQKAETVPLEVVVKSYIESKKLKPLSIKDIKTHRDLNFKAWKKKPLSQINRDEVKRKFMEISERSPSQANQAFRIFRALWNYAIAEYRYPDDSPVFGENPVNILSEQKLWNTVQPRNSKVPIDKVGLAWTVLEKLNQNPGQLPASRTMVDAAMFIFLSGCRVDEATALTWDRVNTEEKWWYLDDPKNHHEVTFPLSDLACQIVNSRPKVNEYVFTSKGKYGHIKEVRTPMKKISEAIKSNVSAHDLRRTFKAVAVENGIEKWKFDLLTNHKLADVSSKHYMETSDLLYLRKEIDSIATWIIEQARIAKTDNVIPIIKKKKA
- a CDS encoding pyrimidine/purine nucleoside phosphorylase, which codes for MSQFSNVTITKEANIYFDGKVTSRTVIFTDGSKKTLGIMLSGDYEFNTESKELMEILSGKLEIQLPGENWKKISGGESFEVPANSSFKLKIHAVTDYCCSYL